The following nucleotide sequence is from Paracrocinitomix mangrovi.
TTCCTTTTTCTTCTTTGATGTCTTCAATGCGTTTTTCTAAATCAACAATTTCTTTAGGAACGTTGATATTGGTGATATGAACTCTTGATCCAACTTCATCTAAAGCGTCAATTGCTTTATCTGGTAAGTTTCTGTCAGAAATGTATCTATCAGTCAATTTAACACAAGCTTCAATTGCTTCAGGAGTGTATGTTACTGAATGATGATCTTCATATCTTTCCTTGATATTGTTAAGGATTTGTACTGTTTCATCAATAGTAGTTGGCTCAACCAATACCTTTTGGAATCTTCTTTCTAAAGCTCCGTCCTTTTCAACATATTGTCTGTACTCGTCCAGTGTGGTAGCTCCGATTACCTGGATTTCACCTCTCGCCAGGGCCGGTTTAAACATGTTTGAAGCATCTAATGATCCAGAAGCTCCTCCGGCACCAATGATGGTGTGAATCTCATCAATGAATAAGATAATGTCTCTAGACTTCTCTAATTCATTCATAACGGCTTTCATTCGTTCTTCAAACTGTCCACGGTATTTTGTTCCCGCTACTAAAGAAGCTAAATCCAAAGAGATGATTCTTTTACCGAACAATACTCTGGAAACTTTCTTTTGAACAATTCTTAAAGCCAAACCTTCTGCAATGGCAGATTTACCAACTCCTGGTTCACCAATTAGGATAGGGTTGTTCTTTTTTCTTCTTGAAAGGATCTGAGATACTCTTTCAATTTCGTTCACACGTCCTACGATAGGGTCAAGCTTGTTTTGCTCAGCCATAGCCGTTAAATCTCTTCCAAAGTTGTCAAGAACCGGAGTTTTTGATTTGGAATCTGAACGCTTAGAACTTCCTCCCGAACCGTAGTTAGTACCTCCTCCTTCCGGATTGTCATCTGCTGTGTCACCCGGAAATTCGGCTTTAGGATAATTTTGTTCTTCAAGCATAGCTTCTAATTCTTCTTTTACGTTTTCATAAATCACTCCATATTTATTTAATATGCGAGTGGCAATATTGTTTTCTTCTCTTAAAATCGCCAATAAAATATGCTCAGTGCCTACTTTGGCGCTTTTAAATAGTTTAGCCTCCAGATAAGTAATCTTTAATACTTTCTCTGCTTGACGAACCAAAGGAATATTGTTTGCGGTAATACTTTTTACACGCGTTTCTTTTAATGTCTTTTCTAATTCTACTCTAATCTGAGCTAGATCCACCTGAAACTCCTTTAAAAGTTTGATAGCCAAACCTTCTCCTTCTCGCAAAATTCCTAATAGAATATGCTCGACACCCAGGTAATCATTGCCCAATCTCAGCGCTTCCTCTCTGCTGTAAGAGAGAACATCTTTAGCTCTTGCTGAAAAATTTGCATTCATATAATAGTTTGTCGTATGCTGGTGGAATTACTTAAACCCCACGTATTATTAATAATATAACAATATTACAAGTTAATTTGTTACAGTAACCTCAATGGTAACTGAACTAAAAATACTCGATAAATATCACAATTTCAAAAATAACAAGAACAAATTCTATTCCGATTGTTAATAAAGAGTTTTTTATGCCACTTTTTGTTAATAAGTCGACATATTGACATGACAATTTTTCCTTTTAGATTGTGTATTTTCGACCCTTGTAAATGCGCAAACGGTGCTGAATGTTCACTTTGTTGAATGCCACAGAAATACACGCTTTGTGATACAGTACCATAAGTCTTTGCACGACAAGCATTTCAACCATGAAATTTATTTATATAAAAAGTAAAACAAACCAATTTATATGGCAGAGGGAGAGAAAATAATCAAAATCAATATTGAGGATGAAATGAAGTCCGCCTACATTGATTATTCAATGTCGGTAATTGTTTCCAGAGCACTTCCGGATGTAAGAGACGGTTTTAAACCCGTTCACAGAAGAGTGTTGTACGGAATGCAAGACTTAGGAGTATTCTCTAATCGTCCTTATAAGAAATCAGCTAGAATTGTGGGGGATGTGCTTGGTAAGTACCATCCGCATGGCGACTCATCAGTATATGATACTATGGTGCGTATGGCGCAACCTTGGTCTTTGAGATATCCTTTAGTGGATGGTCAAGGAAACTTTGGTTCTGTCGACGGAGATAGTCCTGCAGCAATGCGTTATACGGAGTCTAGACTGCAGAAAATTGCAGAAGATATGTTGGCTGATTTGGACAAAGAAACTGTTGATTTTGCTCCAAACTTTGATGACTCCCTTCAAGAGCCTACTGTATTACCTACAAAAATACCTAATCTTTTAGTTAATGGAGCTGCAGGTATTGCAGTAGGTATGGCTACTAATATGCCTCCTCACAACTTAACAGAGGTTGTTGAAGGAACAATTGCTTATATCGATAATAGAGATATTGAGATTGAGGAATTGATGCAATATATTAAAGCGCCAGATTTCCCAACCGGAGCAACTATTTATGGTTACGAAGGAGTGAAAGAAGCTTTTGAAACCGGTAGAGGTAGAGTAGTGATGAGAGGTAAAGCCTCAATTGAAGAGATCAGAGAAGGTAGAGAAGCTATTATTGTTCATGAAATTCCTTATCAGGTTAACAAAGCAGATATGATTAAAAAGACTGCTGAGTTAGTTAATGAAGGAAGAATTGATGGTATCTCAGATATTAGAGATGAGTCTGATAGAAAAGGAATGCGAATTGTTTACGAATTAAAGCGTGACGCAATTCCTAATGTAGTATTAAACAAATTATATAAGTACACTTATCTACAGACTTCATTTTCAGTTAATAACATTGCATTGGTAAATGGTAAGCCAGAGATGTTGAATCTAAAAGATATGATTCATCATTTTGTGGAGCACAGACACGAAGTTGTTACCAGAAGAACGCAATATGAATTGAGAAAAGCTGAAGAGAGAGCGCATATTTTAGAAGGTTTAATCATTGCTTCAGATAACATTGATGAAGTAATTGCATTGATCAGAGGATCTAAAAGCCCAGAAGAAGCGAGAGAGAAGTTAATTGCAAGATTTGAATTGTCAGATATTCAGGCCAGAGCAATTGTTGAAATGAGATTGAGACAATTAACAGGACTGGAGCAAGATAAATTAAGAGCTGAATACGACGAATTGATTGAGAAAATTGCTGATTTGAAAGATATCCTTGCTAACGAAAGCAGAAGAATGGATATCATCAAAACGGAATTGATTGAAGTAAAAGAAAAATACGGAGACGAAAGAAGATCTAATATTGAATACTCAGCTAATGAGATGAAGATTGAGGATTTGATTCCGAATGAAGAAGTTGTTATTTCTATCTCTCACGCAGGATATATTAAGCGTACAGCATTGAACGAATACCGCGTTCAAAGTAGAGGAGGAGTTGGAGCAAAAGGAGCTGCAACAAGAGATAAAGATTTCTTAGAACACTTATTTGTATCTACTAACCACAACTGGTTATTGATCTTTACAGAAAAAGGTAAGTGTTTCTGGATGAGAATATTTGAAGTGCCAGAAGGTGCTAAAAATGCAAAAGGTAGAGCATTACAAAACTTGATCAATATTGAGCAAGACGACTCTATTAAAGCATTTATTAATGTAGCTGACTTGAAAGATGAAGAGTACATCAAAGACAAGTACATTATTATGTGTACTAAGAAAGGTGTAATCAAGAAAACCAAGTTAGATGCTTACTCGAGACCAAGAACCAATGGTATTAACGCAATCGGAATTAGAGAAGGAGATGAGTTGTTAGAAGCTAAATTGACTAATGGAAGCATGGAAATCATGATGGCATTGAAGTCAGGGAAAGCTATCAGATTCAACGAGGAGAAAGTTCGTTTTATGGGAAGAACCGCTTCTGGTGTAAGAGGTGTTACCTTGGCAAGTGCTAAAGACGAAGTGGTAGGAATGATTTGCGTAGAGGGAGAAGATGCAAACGTATTGGTTGTATCATCAAATGGATACGGAAAACGTTCAGAAGTAGCAGATTATCGTGTTACTAACCGTGGAGGTAAAGGTGTTAAAACAATCAATGTTACTGATAAAACTGGTGAGTTGATCGCTATGAAAAACGTAACTGATGATGATGATTTGATGATCATTACTAAAAATGGAATTACGATTAGAATGCACGTGGATGAATTACGTGTAATGGGTAGAGCTACGCA
It contains:
- a CDS encoding ATP-dependent Clp protease ATP-binding subunit, which gives rise to MNANFSARAKDVLSYSREEALRLGNDYLGVEHILLGILREGEGLAIKLLKEFQVDLAQIRVELEKTLKETRVKSITANNIPLVRQAEKVLKITYLEAKLFKSAKVGTEHILLAILREENNIATRILNKYGVIYENVKEELEAMLEEQNYPKAEFPGDTADDNPEGGGTNYGSGGSSKRSDSKSKTPVLDNFGRDLTAMAEQNKLDPIVGRVNEIERVSQILSRRKKNNPILIGEPGVGKSAIAEGLALRIVQKKVSRVLFGKRIISLDLASLVAGTKYRGQFEERMKAVMNELEKSRDIILFIDEIHTIIGAGGASGSLDASNMFKPALARGEIQVIGATTLDEYRQYVEKDGALERRFQKVLVEPTTIDETVQILNNIKERYEDHHSVTYTPEAIEACVKLTDRYISDRNLPDKAIDALDEVGSRVHITNINVPKEIVDLEKRIEDIKEEKGNVIKSQQYEKAAELRDTEKKLLEQLDKEQKKWEEDSKAHKITVTESHVAEVVSMMTGIPLQKVSESETGKIMHLGDTIKGKVIGQDEAVAKVVKAIQRNRAGLKDPNKPIGSFFFLGPTGVGKTQLAKVLAKTLFDSEDALIRIDMSEYMEKFSVSRLVGAPPGYVGYEEGGQLTEKVRRKPYSIVLLDEIEKAHPDVFNMLLQALDDGHMTDGLGRKIDFKNTILIMTSNIGARQLADFGTGVGFGTKSQKEQESENTEKVIQNALKKAFSPEFLNRIDDMIVFNSLKKEDIDKIIEIELKELYGRIHELGYEMKITKAAKDFISDKGYDEKFGARPLKRAIQKYIEDPLAEEIINASLVEGDTITIDLDKKNESIKIKIDKGKGKAKKEEKNSDS
- the gyrA gene encoding DNA gyrase subunit A, which translates into the protein MAEGEKIIKINIEDEMKSAYIDYSMSVIVSRALPDVRDGFKPVHRRVLYGMQDLGVFSNRPYKKSARIVGDVLGKYHPHGDSSVYDTMVRMAQPWSLRYPLVDGQGNFGSVDGDSPAAMRYTESRLQKIAEDMLADLDKETVDFAPNFDDSLQEPTVLPTKIPNLLVNGAAGIAVGMATNMPPHNLTEVVEGTIAYIDNRDIEIEELMQYIKAPDFPTGATIYGYEGVKEAFETGRGRVVMRGKASIEEIREGREAIIVHEIPYQVNKADMIKKTAELVNEGRIDGISDIRDESDRKGMRIVYELKRDAIPNVVLNKLYKYTYLQTSFSVNNIALVNGKPEMLNLKDMIHHFVEHRHEVVTRRTQYELRKAEERAHILEGLIIASDNIDEVIALIRGSKSPEEAREKLIARFELSDIQARAIVEMRLRQLTGLEQDKLRAEYDELIEKIADLKDILANESRRMDIIKTELIEVKEKYGDERRSNIEYSANEMKIEDLIPNEEVVISISHAGYIKRTALNEYRVQSRGGVGAKGAATRDKDFLEHLFVSTNHNWLLIFTEKGKCFWMRIFEVPEGAKNAKGRALQNLINIEQDDSIKAFINVADLKDEEYIKDKYIIMCTKKGVIKKTKLDAYSRPRTNGINAIGIREGDELLEAKLTNGSMEIMMALKSGKAIRFNEEKVRFMGRTASGVRGVTLASAKDEVVGMICVEGEDANVLVVSSNGYGKRSEVADYRVTNRGGKGVKTINVTDKTGELIAMKNVTDDDDLMIITKNGITIRMHVDELRVMGRATQGVKVITLRNSDEIAAVAKVYRDRDEEAAEGEEGETNDAEGTADNNLGNEEE